A single window of Leptospira semungkisensis DNA harbors:
- the murA gene encoding UDP-N-acetylglucosamine 1-carboxyvinyltransferase → MSSPYFKIVGKNPLHGTVIPQGNKNEALPILGAVCLVPGETIIENIPLISDVLMLMDVLRHLGMDVEDKGEGTFLFRNNGNLKSDLPWELCSKIRGAVTLAGPILAKTGRVFLPRPGGDKIGRRRMDTHLLALEALGAHIEIFPDGYEIKGDRLRGVDLLLDEASVTATENAVMAAVLAEGVTIIRHAASEPHVQRLCKFLVSAGAKISGIGSNILTIEGVSSLHSLKSSHRIGSDYLEIGSFISLAAVTGGEIFIGDVDLEDIRMIRMVYSRLGIEVRPQDGGVLVPSDQKLEIIPDYHGATPKIDDSPWPGFPADMTSVALVTATQCKGTVLIHEKMFESRLFFVDNIISMGAQIILCDPHRAIVIGPNRLYGQKVASPDIRAGMAMIIAALCAEGTSSIHNIVQIDRGFQDIDTRLRSLGAHIERIGGE, encoded by the coding sequence ATGAGTTCTCCTTATTTCAAAATCGTTGGTAAAAATCCGCTTCACGGCACCGTTATTCCGCAAGGAAACAAGAATGAAGCATTGCCGATCCTGGGTGCAGTATGTTTGGTCCCGGGAGAAACAATCATAGAAAATATCCCTTTGATCTCGGATGTGCTCATGCTCATGGATGTGCTCCGCCATCTCGGAATGGATGTAGAAGATAAGGGAGAAGGCACCTTCTTATTTAGAAATAATGGAAACTTAAAATCGGATCTCCCTTGGGAACTCTGTTCCAAGATAAGAGGCGCAGTCACCTTGGCAGGTCCCATTCTTGCAAAGACAGGAAGAGTCTTCCTTCCCCGCCCCGGCGGAGACAAGATCGGCAGAAGGAGAATGGACACTCACCTTCTCGCATTAGAAGCCTTAGGCGCTCATATAGAGATCTTTCCTGACGGATACGAAATCAAGGGAGATAGATTGAGAGGAGTCGATCTATTATTGGATGAGGCTTCTGTTACCGCGACAGAGAACGCTGTCATGGCAGCAGTCTTGGCAGAAGGTGTTACCATTATCCGACATGCTGCCAGCGAACCACATGTGCAAAGACTCTGTAAATTTTTAGTCTCTGCGGGAGCAAAGATCTCGGGCATTGGTTCCAATATTCTCACAATCGAAGGTGTGTCTTCCTTACATTCTCTGAAGTCTTCTCACAGAATAGGATCCGACTATCTAGAGATCGGAAGCTTTATCAGTTTGGCTGCAGTAACCGGTGGAGAGATCTTTATCGGAGATGTGGATCTAGAAGATATACGAATGATCCGCATGGTATATTCTCGCTTGGGAATAGAAGTTCGTCCTCAAGATGGAGGGGTACTTGTTCCTTCCGATCAAAAATTAGAAATCATTCCCGATTATCATGGAGCAACTCCCAAGATAGACGATTCTCCTTGGCCTGGCTTTCCGGCAGATATGACTTCGGTGGCTCTTGTCACTGCAACTCAATGCAAGGGTACTGTTCTTATTCACGAGAAGATGTTCGAGTCCAGACTCTTCTTCGTAGACAATATCATCTCGATGGGAGCGCAGATTATTCTATGTGATCCACATAGAGCCATAGTTATCGGACCGAACCGACTCTATGGACAAAAGGTAGCGAGTCCAGATATCAGAGCTGGAATGGCAATGATCATTGCGGCACTTTGTGCAGAAGGAACCAGCTCCATTCATAATATCGTCCAGATCGATAGAGGATTCCAAGACATAGACACTCGACTTAGATCTCTTGGCGCTCATATAGAGAGGATCGGCGGGGAATGA
- a CDS encoding 4Fe-4S dicluster domain-containing protein codes for MNRKDFFRKGLAKAFSVMEEGVNEISETWKTATEEKGSEDPDTKKEESPSSEDSIAIPLPKPEGKKFKGFRNLQFPPGADQTGKRFFSKCTGCGDCIYACPYSVLFPVPDDVTGKHFPRMDVNLNACMLCEGYPCISSCQTGALKHYKKNESPKFGKAVGNFQHCINSRTGEKTCEACAITCPIPKVVNFKGNKPTFSKDCVGCGQCVSSCPTFPKAILVK; via the coding sequence ATGAACCGAAAAGACTTCTTCCGGAAAGGGTTGGCAAAAGCTTTTTCCGTAATGGAAGAAGGAGTCAATGAAATCTCCGAAACCTGGAAAACTGCGACAGAGGAAAAAGGATCCGAAGATCCTGATACAAAAAAAGAAGAATCTCCTTCTTCAGAAGATTCAATAGCAATCCCTCTTCCTAAACCGGAAGGAAAGAAGTTCAAGGGATTTCGAAATCTACAATTTCCTCCGGGCGCGGACCAAACAGGAAAGAGATTCTTTTCCAAATGCACAGGATGCGGAGATTGCATTTATGCATGTCCTTATTCAGTTTTATTTCCTGTTCCGGATGACGTAACGGGCAAACATTTTCCAAGAATGGATGTGAACCTGAACGCATGCATGCTTTGCGAAGGTTATCCTTGCATTTCTTCCTGCCAAACAGGAGCTCTCAAGCATTACAAAAAAAACGAGTCTCCTAAATTCGGAAAGGCTGTTGGAAATTTCCAACATTGCATTAACTCCAGAACCGGAGAAAAAACCTGCGAGGCATGTGCGATCACATGTCCGATTCCGAAAGTAGTTAATTTCAAAGGGAATAAACCTACATTCTCAAAAGATTGCGTAGGTTGCGGACAATGTGTTTCTTCTTGTCCTACGTTTCCAAAAGCGATCCTAGTTAAGTAA
- the lnt gene encoding apolipoprotein N-acyltransferase: MNSFLHRFKEFQKTLAFDLFCFLWTGVFCFISFAPFYLTHFVWIAPFGLFWIAHKYSGRYWRLVGYGFLFGMSFYAIAFHWIHHMAMVFGNFPWIVAFILLLLSGVLFGVKFPLFLVSYSFLSRRVGRHSVWVAGACGMAADMLGYQLFPWYWGNLAAGNIILAQTVEITGVYGLSFLVFVISYTLFETNPLHILEILKSKEKRTHFGRFWALPFALLAIFLIVGTSLYFKWKNVVPTKTLEVLVVQPNAPMSIRDERGRSPRQVIEEHMAHMDKMVEDAVQKAGKNPDLIVLPEAGIPYYSARKAPLMETIGMYWSRFDSLMISFANRYRANVLFNEIDAAYKKKSSGKEYLRYFNNNVVYDPNGVRRQAYQKQYLVMFGETMPFEFMYDLSPQTGRFDPGESFDLLHYYSSAPKEPTSLLPITWERTEGLDADFVRNYYAPLQSEVKEAGPFLPLICYEVIVPEFVRKFKDSGNPQFIANLTNDKWYGTTTESDQHFELGRLRAIEWRRWIVRSTNSGISGFVDHLGHFIPGKSTGLMTAETTWQQIQVIDSPPGFYVLYGDLIPWILIILTAVYYGNLLLQQRRSRSNEKAA; this comes from the coding sequence ATGAATTCGTTTTTACACCGTTTTAAAGAATTTCAGAAAACCCTAGCCTTTGACCTGTTTTGTTTCCTTTGGACAGGGGTCTTCTGCTTCATCTCTTTTGCGCCTTTTTATCTCACTCATTTCGTTTGGATCGCTCCCTTCGGCTTATTTTGGATCGCTCATAAATATTCCGGAAGATATTGGAGATTAGTAGGATATGGTTTTCTATTCGGAATGTCTTTCTACGCGATCGCATTTCATTGGATCCATCACATGGCTATGGTCTTCGGGAATTTCCCTTGGATCGTAGCATTCATTCTTCTTCTATTATCCGGGGTCCTGTTCGGAGTAAAGTTCCCACTCTTTTTGGTATCCTATTCCTTTCTCTCCAGAAGAGTAGGAAGACATAGTGTTTGGGTCGCCGGCGCCTGTGGAATGGCTGCGGACATGTTAGGATATCAATTGTTTCCTTGGTATTGGGGAAATTTAGCTGCCGGAAATATTATCTTGGCCCAAACGGTTGAGATTACTGGAGTCTATGGACTTTCATTTTTGGTATTCGTGATCTCTTATACTCTTTTTGAAACGAATCCTCTTCATATCCTAGAGATCCTAAAATCCAAAGAGAAGCGTACTCATTTTGGAAGATTCTGGGCTTTGCCATTTGCGTTACTCGCTATTTTCTTGATCGTGGGAACTTCTCTCTATTTCAAATGGAAGAATGTGGTTCCAACCAAAACTCTCGAAGTCTTGGTAGTTCAGCCGAACGCTCCAATGAGTATCCGAGACGAGAGAGGAAGGTCTCCAAGACAGGTCATAGAAGAACATATGGCTCACATGGACAAAATGGTAGAAGATGCAGTCCAGAAAGCCGGCAAGAATCCTGACCTGATCGTTTTGCCCGAGGCTGGAATTCCTTACTATTCTGCTCGCAAGGCTCCACTTATGGAAACGATCGGGATGTACTGGTCTCGCTTCGATTCTCTAATGATCTCTTTTGCGAATCGATACAGAGCCAACGTTCTATTCAATGAGATCGACGCGGCTTATAAGAAGAAGAGCTCAGGCAAAGAATATCTACGCTATTTCAATAATAACGTGGTGTATGATCCGAATGGAGTAAGAAGACAAGCTTACCAAAAACAATACTTGGTCATGTTCGGAGAGACAATGCCTTTCGAGTTCATGTACGATCTAAGTCCGCAAACTGGTCGTTTCGATCCGGGCGAATCATTCGATCTATTGCATTATTATTCTTCTGCTCCGAAAGAGCCTACTTCATTACTTCCAATCACTTGGGAAAGGACAGAAGGATTGGATGCTGATTTTGTCCGAAACTACTATGCTCCTTTGCAATCAGAAGTAAAAGAGGCAGGACCATTCCTTCCTCTGATTTGTTACGAAGTAATTGTTCCTGAGTTCGTAAGAAAATTCAAAGACTCAGGCAATCCTCAGTTCATTGCGAACCTAACCAACGACAAATGGTATGGAACAACTACCGAAAGTGATCAGCATTTTGAATTGGGAAGACTGAGAGCGATAGAATGGAGGCGTTGGATCGTTCGATCCACTAACTCCGGGATTTCGGGATTTGTAGATCATCTTGGACATTTTATTCCTGGAAAATCGACAGGCCTCATGACTGCAGAAACCACCTGGCAACAGATCCAAGTCATAGACTCTCCTCCTGGATTCTATGTTCTTTATGGAGATTTGATTCCTTGGATACTGATCATTCTCACTGCAGTATATTATGGAAACCTCTTGCTTCAGCAAAGAAGATCCAGATCGAACGAGAAGGCCGCTTAA
- a CDS encoding LIC13255 family lipoprotein, whose protein sequence is MKYTFLFLLIALFSFLSNCYTVDEEFYSFEESSARLLTAYSLKDMECSSNRNITSLIPGRSRKKDIDNCVTSIGFEKCSFWTQAGDPVPFACKAIEYRK, encoded by the coding sequence TTGAAATATACGTTTCTCTTTCTTCTGATCGCATTATTTTCCTTCCTATCGAATTGCTATACCGTAGACGAGGAATTCTATTCTTTCGAGGAGTCTTCTGCAAGATTGCTTACTGCATATTCTTTGAAAGATATGGAATGTAGCTCGAATCGAAATATCACTTCTTTGATCCCCGGAAGATCCAGAAAGAAGGATATTGATAATTGTGTTACTTCGATTGGCTTTGAGAAATGCAGCTTTTGGACCCAGGCCGGAGATCCGGTCCCATTTGCGTGCAAAGCAATCGAATATAGAAAGTAA